One Ctenopharyngodon idella isolate HZGC_01 chromosome 3, HZGC01, whole genome shotgun sequence genomic window, cctcCCCTTGTGGTTCGGACATTGTCGAGTGTCTGATGCTAGGCCAGACGTCCGTCACTGACGTCGAGGTTtggctgggtaccatatgtcgtgacccctccacgtgagcggtcccatatgtgtattgtcCACGGTTAACTCCCTATGGTGAGCCTGTttctttcccttagcagagtcagctctgctgtcacctgtcagatgagtctccccctattTAGGCTgaagccatcccagggactccatatgtgcacttgcccacggccagtccatatgtgtatttcCACATAATACCTCCCCTCTGGGTAGGTTGTGGCCTCCACAGAGTCCCCtatgggttcgcttccccagtgttgtCTAAGTCTTACTGTAGTGGGTCttgcggaacagcagtagactctctcagtGTAAGCTCACCCCCTTCTCTGCCCCAAGGTGTGCCAGGTGGCTGGAGCTtacgctgggcactggaaggggtcaGTAACTGTGGagttttatttgggatcccaatttgTCGGTTCACTTCTGATGTACTGCGAACAtaaccgactgaaagggaacgtctcggttacgtatgtaaccctcgttccctgaaggagggaacggagacgtacgtcccatcgccacagttcctgtgccttcgctgtagtgcagactcaagttgtctcctcagcgaaaaacaacTGCAACAAGTGCAACTGCATCCGCTTCCGTATTTATACCCGCCTTGAGGGGGCGGTGCGtgttatgcaaatatcgcacgccaattccattggctcgtttagttacactcgaaggtgattgggctctctggcgatatcccaattcatCAGTTCACTTCTGATgtacgtctccattccctccttcagggaacgagggttacatacgtaaccaagacgtttttactgttttctaaGGGTTCTGTGTCCTGTCCGTCATACTGgtactcaaaaaaaataaaaaaattccaaGGTTGGCAGGTCTGCAAATGACACTGAGAAGGGCTTAATACTTGTCCAGGACAAGTGGATTTTTGAACTTGTTTAAACAGGTTTTAAGGACTTATGCAATTCTTCTTTTACAGGTTCAACAGAGAGTGAAGATGAAATGAGGATTGTGCTGCTGGGAAAAACTGGAGTTGGGAAAAGTGCAACAGGAAACACCATCTTAGGAAGAGACGCGTTTAAAGCAGAAACATCTCAGCAATCAGTGACTAAAGAGATTCAGGTAGAATCATCTGAAATCAACGGCCGACACGTTACTGTGATCGACACTCCAGGAATGTTTGATACTGAACTTACTAATGAGGAGATCCAGAGAGAAATCAGCCACTGCATCTCCATGATACTGCCTGGACCACATGTGTTTCTCCTACTGATTCCACTGCAACGGTTCACTAAAGAAGATGAAACATCAGTGAAGATCATCCAAGAGACATTTGGTGAGAAATCTCTAATGTTCACCATGGTGCTCTTCACCAGAGGAGATGATCTGAAGGATAAAACCATTGAACAGTTTCTCGGAAAACCTGGATCTCCTTTGATGAACCTGATTGAAGCATGTGGAAACAGATACCATGTGTTCAATAATAATCAGACTGGAGACCGAACACAGGTGTCTGATCTATTGACGAAGATAGATGCCATGGTGAAAGCAAACGGAGGGAGTTTCTACTCATGTAAGATGTTCAGAGAgatggaaaaagaaaaacaagatcAACAAATGAAGATCCTGATGGACAGAGTCAGAGAAGAACTGGTAGGCAAACATGAAGAAGAGAatatgaagatgatgatggagGAAGAAAGACAGAATCGTGacatagagagaaagagaagagaagagcatGATGATAAAAGGAGTGAGAGGGAGAAACAGATATCTGACTATCAATATCTGAGACTTACTAAGAGTAAAGAGATGAAGATGTGCTCTAAAACCGATGATTCAGTACAGGTGAGTGTTCAGTACAAGTtttgttattacaaaaataaataaataaataaataaattgtaacagaaataataacCCACCAAAAGTTGCCAGACTGAATGATTTGTGTTGCTTTTAACTCCAAAAGGTCACAGCCTACAGGAAACTAGAGACTGAATACAGCAAATGGTCCTGGAGTCTTCGCAGCGCCATGATAGAAACTGAGAACAAACTAcacaacaaaatagaaaatgaagcAATTCATGAGGTTGATGAAACTGATCTTCAAAGAGAACTGAAGAAGACAAGTGAAGAAGTGGAAAAATCAATGTCAGAATTATTTGAGAAAAACAGGGATAAAGATATATTGATTCAGTGGAAAACatcatttgaaatcaaaatcaaagaGATTCAGGAAAACATTGTGAGAGAAACAAAGAGGAAATTAAATGGAATTCTTCAGCAGCGAGACCTGAAGAAAAAGATTGATGCTCTGAGGGCAATTAATGAAAACACTCTCTATGAAAAGAGCAAAGAACTTGCTTTAAAACTCAAAGACAAAGCAAATAATGAAACACTGAAGAAacagtttgatttgttttggaAACAGAGTATGAAGAAGATCATAGACACTAAACCAATCAAAGACATTGACATAATGAGAGATGTGAAAAAGATCCTCAGTGACAACTATAGAGGTGTTTTTTTCAATCACTGGATGGAGAGCAGGGATATTTTTTCTGTGGCAAGTTATTCTGATTATGTAAAGGGAAACCGGTCCATTGGATTTAAAggagattttaaaaatgccatcAAATTAGCTACAGGGAGGTTTGGTTATGCTCTTTCTAAAGAGGATGAAGCCCAAATAAGATCATTAGTCACAGATGTTGGTCAGCAAGCAGACAAAATTATTCAgtcatttaacatttcaaagatGGGCTACAACATCAGCTGCATTCCACAACTCACAGATTACATCAGGGCAAGAGTAAAAGAACACGAGGAAGGAGCAGTGAAATATGTGTTTAAGAGTAAATTTGTCATGGACTTGGTTTATTTTATCTGTAAGAGAGCAAACAAGATGATCAGTGACCAAcacagaatgttcagagaagcCAATGATCCTGAAATATATGTtgagaagaagagagaagaaTACTATAGTATTTTCCAGAAATACTGTCATGGATCAACATCAGCTGCCATTTTTGGTGCGATCATCTGTCAGAAACTTAAAGAGTCCATTGAGCAGAGTGTCTACAAGAAGACTGCCAGAGATCTGACAGATGAAATGATGACAAACTGTGAGTCACTGAATGGAAACAGATCAAATCTGGAGAAACACATCCTGAAGACACTGGCAGAAGAGGAGGACTTTACCAAATacatgaactacattaattatccGAGAGATTACTTCAAGAGTTTCATCAGAGATGAAGTCAGTCAGTACATCATTCATAAGTTCAGTCTCAGTGTTTTACCCAAGATGAAGGAGAACATTGAACTCATGCAGCAGAAGATCATGAAAGCAGCACATGAATCTACTGAACATGTTCAAGTGAACAGAGGAGATGTTAGTTTGTGGTTGAAGAGTTTCACACAGCAGCTCTCAGATGAGCTGATCTTCTCTGAAAAAGACCTCAGTGGAGTGAAACACGAGGATGTTGATGATTTCAACCTTCTAGAAGATGTGATGAGACAAGAACTTCCTGCTATAATGTCTGACATCAGCAGTAGATTCAACAGAAAGACATTTCTAGTAAATCTTGACTATAAGGACAGACCACATCAGATTCTGATTCATCACTTCTGTCAGTGCTGTTGGGTTCAGTGTCCGTTCTGTAAAGCCACCTGCACCAACACCATAGAAAACCATGATGGAGATCACAGAGTTGCTTTCCACAGAGTGGATGGAATTATTGGCACATATTATGGTTTAACACAGAATCTTTGTACTGATATTTGTACAAGTTTAGTGGGAAGTGATCAGCATTTTAATACACCAGATGGTCAgtttaaatataaagaatacAGCACAGCAGGAGGAGTTTATGCAGAATGGAGCATCACCCCTGACCACTCCGATCTGCCCTACTGGAAGTGGTTTGTGTGCAGATTCCAGAAAGATCTGGAAAAAAGCTACAGCAAAACATTTGAGGGGAAGGGGAAGATTCCAGCcgaatggaaaaaatacacaaaacaggATGCTATTGAGAGTTTGGATCAATGTATCTAATGGAGAAGAATAgaaaaatgaaagaatgaaacTTACTTCTCCTATGATCACAGTAAGAGTTTCTATTACACATGACAGAGATTCTGAAGTCATCAACATCTCAGCAAATATGAGAGCTTGACAAGATTTAATTACTCATAAAATATATGCtacatttaaatatgcagtATGCGATTTCTGAGAAGAACTGTTTATCTTTCAAATCACCAAAATAAACATGTCCCTACCCAGAGGGATCACAAACTCTCAAATGCCATGCAACACAGAcacctcccccatcatgagtggacacaccccatACTGCTGATtagctacaagtgtgttttggtgcttgGTCTGaaccactttcaacagcgtttctcagaaatcacttaccgCGCTTTTAACaaaatttcattcaaaattgaATTGTTTTTGTGGTGGTgaattttacagatttttttcctgattttttttagaGGTGAAATTAGCTGTAGATATACAGATAATGAAATAACaactttaatatttcatatgatGATATCAAAattgaagattaaaaaaaaaaaaaccctataaAAAACCGTTTTGCCTAATGCTGCATTTGCTTGTGTAAATCATGAagtatagtaaaaaaaataaataaataaaaacaaagaaaaacacattttccctCTTGTCTTATTGAAGCCCTGGACAAATCCTGCATGCAGCTCAAGAGATGAAAGACAAAATGTTCTGACCACTGTCTAAACGTTTACTTAGTGTATGAATGAACACTAAAGAAAAATCAGAATATCTAGATTCGCCCCAGTCCAGAAAGAGACTCTGCtcaaaaatccagcataaatgAGCATTAATTACATGCTGGTCCAGgttggtttatgctggttagtGCTGGTCTGGCTGTTGGACCAACATAGTCATACTGTTCTCAATCAAAACGGAGCTGGTGAAGCTAGTTCATAAGCATTGTCTTGCAGAGTTGAGTGTGAGTAGACCAGAGTCTGTATGCAAGCAGTGTTTTGGGGACAAGCATTGTTTTTGCttgtatatttctatatttaacaCACTATGTAAAGGAAAACAATATAAgactaaaacatttaatttattgtaacATACATAATTATCCTTATTTTTTTGCTCCCTCTTTTGAAagtaaatgaaaatacaaatagTTTCAGTTATGATTACATTATTAATCAATGTCATCTGTAGTtttgaataaagtaaaaattcaAACTGGtgaaaattttcaaaaaatcaAAGAGATTTGTCTCCTGTTTCAAAGGATCTGTTCACAAATCagttaaaatcaattaaaaaaagcttGTGTGTATAcatagcaaaacaaaaacattttgagatatgaaaacaaagaaaaatgtcaagTTCATTGCCGTTTTTAGACTCATGCTTCAAACACCAGTCATAACAGAGGCATTACCCATTGTGCCCTCCAGTGGATGCAGTGAGTTCCCATTCAAAAGAGAACTGCAGTTTTCTATATGTAAAATCTGCAATAATCTTTTGTAAGGGATGGCCGCTTGAGTCTGGAGCTCCCCTACTAGGCACTGATAAATCATCCTTTCGAGTTATAACTTTGGtataaatcaataatatttGCTCCTTGGGTTCTTTTACCAGTGTGTGATGCTAAACGATAGCTTTTAATGTCCTCTCCGGAGAAAAAACGGCTAAAAGAACCAGACAACGAAGCGTTGCACAGCATGGTGGCCAACGAGCTAAAGCTACAGTTTGGTATTGTTTGAAAAATCTTCAAGGAGGAATTTCAACCTGTTGCTGAAAGAATCGGTTTCttggagagagagatgaagttAATCAGTAACAACTTTGAAAACATTCAGTCAATGGTTCGGAAAGTGAAGCAGGATTCGGCCGAAGTTAATCTAGCCGTAGACATGCTACAAGACAAGATGGCGAGACTGGAAGATAAGAGTTGGCCTTAGAGAAGGGGAAGAGGGCACAGACCCTGTGGGCTTTGTGCAAACACAGCTATCTAAGTGAATTCCTTCCCTTAAAAACAAATCAGTCGAGATAGAAAGGGCGCATCGCGTCTACACTAGTGATAGCAACAGGAAAGGCCCGCAAACACTGATCTTTAAACTATTACACTTTCAGGACAGAAACGTGATTCTCAAAGGAGCCCGAGCCGCCGGTCCAATACTTCACAAAAGCAGTTTGCTTCTTTTCTTACCCCATTAAAGCAACCAAACCACCATGAAAAGACGTGAAATGAATCAGGCTAGGAAAAAACTCACGCAGCTTGGGATCCCTTCCTTCATGAGTTACCCCACTATGGTAATTCCACTATCGCGAATCAACCTCCCTTCTGGAAACGCCGGCCGAAGTAGAATCTTATGCTTCCCAGCACCAGGAATCCACATTGCCTCTGCACGCATCAGATGACGTACCCGCTGTAATGTTAACGGATGCCAGCCTGCAAACCATAGCAACTGATTAAAAGACTCGTCAAACGCAGCGACTATACCGAGCATCACATCGGTGAACCGGTATGCCGAGTCGGTTCTTCCACTCGAGTGATCGACTATACTGGCCACATATACAGACAGAGTTGTTAAACAGGCAGGCAGTAGACTTTATTCTTGTTCTCATCTTTCTGCCTTCTCATTCAGTTCTTATTTTTGTTCCCTCAATGTTCCAGATGCCATGAATTACTCTTATAAGTGTAGTTACTCTTTTTTACCCTTTTTTGTTACACACTTAATATGTCTTGTGTTATGGTGTCTGATTTATGGCTCTCAATATAGTATCTTGGAATGTCAATGGTTTAAACGGCGCTGTTAAGAGAACTAAATGGATTATTTAAGATCTAAACGGGCCTCTGTTGCATTAATACAGGAATCTCATTTAAAAGCCTGTGACGTGCATCATTTTCAGaatagacattttaaaatagcctCATTTTCTTCATCTGTAAAGAAAAATAAGATGGTTTTGATATTGGTTGCCCGGCACCTTCCCTTTTCCATACATAGTTCGAAGGGTGATGCAGATGGTCGTATTACATATGTACTTGGACCAATATCAAATGCGCCTTTGTCTCAGTGTATGCTCCAAACTAATATGATAACGCATTTTACCAGCAACTCATCCATAACATACTGAGTCTTAATGACTATCACCTTGTTATAGGGGGTGACTTCAATGCGGTCCATAACCCCTCACTTGATAGGTCCACAAAATCTTTATCTGACCCGGCTTCTTCAAAGTTGTTTAACGACTTCATAAATCAAGTAAAGGTATGTGATATATGGCGGTTGAGAAATTATGGTGTTAAAGATTACACTTCTCAGCCCGCCACAAGAGCTATTCGCGTATTGATTATCTGCTCATATCATCTGCTTGTATTCCATTTGTTGACAACGTAGATATCCTACCTATCCTCCTTTCAGATCACTCCCCAGTATTGTTGTGTCTTCTTCCTTTTACTGTCCCCCTAGGTGCAAACGGTGGAGATTTAATACATCCCTTCTTCGTGATCAAAAATTTCTGTCACAGTTACGTTCTTCCTTAGTAGAGTTCATTAAATTTAATAGAAAATCTGAATCTGAAATAAAGAATCCCCAGGCTCTATGGGAggtgacaaaatgttttataagaGGGAAATGTATTGCCTTCTCTTCCTTTCAACAAAAATCTAGAAATATCCACAAAGAACAACTGGAGAGACAAATTCGGGTGGTGGAGCAGGACCTCAAAAATATGTATTGTCAAAGAAGGCAGATGAACTACGTGCACTTAAATCTGAACTGAAAGGTTTATTCTTACACAGAGCTGAATTCACAATGCACTGCACAAGGCAGTCATATTATTTTAACGGTGAGAGACCAAGAAAATTATTAGCGCTACGGATTAAACATATGGAGGCTAGAGCAAATATATATGTATCATAAAGAATGAAGGCATTCTATATACCCAGCCAGAAGATATAAACCAaatttttaaaaccttttatgAACAGTTGTATACTTCTGATACCTCTGCATCCTATCAGCAATGTATGTCTTTTCTTGAACAGTTTCATCTTCCTAAAATTGATGAGTGTTGTCATGATATACTTAATAACCCTATGTCACTTGAAGAATTAAAATTTGCCAAAGAACAAAGCTCCAGGTAGCAACGGAATTCCTCCTGAATTAATTTCTGTGATCTGGGATATAGTAGCACTGCTTATTCTAAATTCATTTAACTTTGCGATTGAAAACGGAGCCCTACACAGGGACCAAAATACAGCTCTTATCActcttttacttaaaaaagatAAAGACCCCTTGGAATGCGTTAGTTATCGTCCTATTAGTTTAATTACTGTTGATGCAAAACTTTTTGATGCAAAAAAAGGTCGAAACGTCGGTAAATAAACTATTTGCAAGTTGAGTGTGCAGTCATatcttttcatatatatttggACCTATCCCTCCTGACTGGCACCTCAGACAGTAGTGCGTTTGTTTCTTCTTCTAAGATGCAAAACTCCTTGCCAAAACTTTAGCCTTTAGGCTagataaatgtataaataaggTCATAAATTATGATCAGTCAAATATCGGTTTGCATCAGATAACATCAGGCGATTATTACATATCATTCACAGATCCAGCTCCTATTCGGCTTCCTCTGCAGTCATATCATTGGATGATCGATAGGATCGAGTGGAGCTTCTTCTGGGTGGTTCTTAAACATATAGGGGCTGGACATGGATTTATTAAAATGGTTCAAACACTTTATAACGGTTGTTCAGCTTGTGTACTCACTGGTTCTTTAGTGTCTCCATCTTTCGTTCTCGGTCGAGGTACTCGTCAAGGCTGTCCATTATCGCCTTTATTGTTGTATGGGCCAGATGTTTCATTGCATCTAAAATCCTGGCGCATCAGATGATCCACTATAAACTTATTAATAGGGCTTACATTACTCCAAGATTATTGTATAAAATTAAGGTCAGATCTGATCCTTATTGTCATCTATGTAATAATTCTATAGTAGGTTCGTATTTGTATATGTTTTGGGAATGCCCTAAGGtggtacctttatggacctttgTATGTACGGCCCTCTCTGATATTTTAAATCTAGAAATACCTCAGGACCCCTTGATCTTCCTGCTCTTAGATGACTCTACATTTCAGCTAAATATCCATCAAAAAAGGATCTTAAAGCTATGGATTGAACCATACACCTCTTCTAATTCCATCTGGCTTTCTTACTTCAGAGACATTGTCCTGCTTGAGGGCACCACTGCTAAACTCAATGAAGCCAAGGACAGAACTATTCAAAGCTGGTCAATAACTGCCGCGATGTTGttagaaaaactaaaacctTGACTTCCTAATTATGTGTACTTGTTTTATGTAATTAGTTTACTCTGGTCTGGGTAATTTTCATGGCATCTGTGATAATGTTTCTGATACAGCTGAAacttataataaaatgttaatcaaaagaagaaagaaagaaagaagtatCATGAAAGTATCAAAAAGAAAGAAGTATCATGACTAAAAGTGCTAATCTGCAGTGGAATGTGAGAAATCGTCGCAGGTTATGACTGTAACCcaggttccctgagaacaggaaaTGAGACACTGCGTCCTAGAACGCATATGGGGAAACGCCCTCGTGTGACAGGTGTCTGCAGTCAAAGTCGAACCacgccaatcctattggcctgcgacagcctatgacgtcatactaGTGCGACCAGACAGTATATAAGGGGCACCTAGAGAACATGACATCTGCTATTCGTCTGAAGTGACTGTAGCAGTAGCCCAGAGGCATGGCAAggagacgcagtgtctcgttccctgttctcagtcataacccgagacgttctctttcgaaagggaactcgcactgcgtcctagaacgcatatggggaacggaATACCCACGctgccatgctgaggggagtgcatgccaaaatgGCTGAGAAGAGAGCAAAACACTCAACCCCTGGGcacaggctgtcagtgacataACTCCCTACGGCCACTGCCCAAGCTaaaaagcctcaaagaggcctccaCAGAGTGAAGGCCTgccaaggccgctcaaaggcttgGAACCAACAGCTTCAAAAGAAGGGGTTTCTTTAAGGGAGAATGGCCAGTGGACCAAGAGGACTCTGGCCAGTCACTTACTAGAGGGACAAAAGTCAACCCCAAaggccaccagggaggccgaacCGGCCCAGACAAGGGCTAGTCaggccaacaacctgtctgaaAGAACAGAATCTCTACAAACTTCCTCAGAGAGGAAGAAACCTGTGAGAAGGACTGCAAAAAGGCAGTACCGACTCACCGGACCAGAGATCGGCATCCCTGGGAGTAGAGCTCAGCAAATTGCCTAAAACCCTGAAAGAGGGGAGCAACCTACTCAACCTAGGAGCTACAGAGTGAAACCAAAGCTCTCTGGAGGCAGGATACTCTACCTAAGCCATGGGAGGAACAGAGACTGTAATATAGTAGGAGGCAGAAAACACTACTAGCATATAGACCAAACTCAAACAGTAAGGGAGTATCAACAGCCTAATACCGGTCCTTCAGGGCGGTCTAAAGAGTCCCTCTACCTTTCAACCGGTCTTTGGGAGCAAATTCTAACGACCCAGGAAAAACATAAGGGGAGAACTAAGCTCGACTGGGACAAGCAAAGCCAAGCTTGAACAATAAAGAGCTGTGAAACAGCACCAGAAAATGGTGAGGATTCCCAGAAGAGCCTGGAGAATCTGAGCAGCTCAAAGATGGAGGTAAACAGGAAGTGAAACCTACAACATCTAGATAACGTACCCAAGGAGGCTCCGAGGAGCCAACTACTTAGACGTGAGAATATATATTGCAAGCTTGGAATACTCATTCGCACAGCAAACACGAGCTGTGTGCTCAGCATATCGCCTCTCTACCCTTTAATGAGGGGATCACAACATAACACTACCAGAATGGCGAAGAGGCCTCAAGAAAGGCCTGCTACTCCCAGAAAACACGGCCGCGGGCCCGGGTTGCCAATGCTAGAGCTCTAGGGGAGCGAACTCCAAAACCAATAGGAAGGAGAATAACGCATTCGACCCGAGCAGTGTAGATGTAAAGCATGCATGGGGCAAATAGTCCCCCAAAGGGACTCAAAGGAGCTAGCTCTGGATGAATAGCGGCCTCAACAGGGAGAAACCCAAGGAGGCCGGCCATTCAAGCCAAAACTTGAAACAAATCAAGGGGCCACTCACAATGAGATTACCAAGCTCAGAGAGCGGATGCTTCAGCAAAAAGCACACTCTTGAACGCTTACAACGCTTAAAGCGACCACAGGGAGGCTAATAACAAAAGCTCACTGCTTGTCACTGAGCTAAATGCTAAACACCACCAGTGAACCACATACTCAAACATTGCTAAAATTCAGTAACAATGGAGTAAAGGAACAAAGGAGAGGAGGCCGCAGGGCCTCCTACTCTCATTCTTAGCCTAATGCAGAAGGCGGGCCCCCGACCAAAAGCAACCCTGATGAGAGGGGAGGCAAACATAAACTGAGCGACTAGCAAGGGAGGCTGAAACAGAAGTAGCCAACACCTACTGCTGAATTTATAGTCAGAACAGGTTGACAATTTCTGCCTAGGTCGGGATAGGGGTGGCCCAAGAGGAGGGCCGACCCTCTGAACATGACCTCTCTGAGGCTCAGTGGAGGCTAGAACCCAAACAGTTAAATAAGCAAAAACTAGGCACCTACCAGGCAAATTCACTCTATATAGAAAGTACTCAGCGGGGTAGTGGTTTGAACCTAACGACTCTCATAAGAGAGGAGGctggcaaaaataaaaaaccccaaggtggccaaaaaaaaaagggtcAACACAAGAAGGAGAAATAGCCCAGAGCTCTAGGGAGCAGAGGCCATCCAAATATAATAACAGAGAGGG contains:
- the LOC127510209 gene encoding interferon-induced very large GTPase 1-like, with the protein product MGSTESEDEMRIVLLGKTGVGKSATGNTILGRDAFKAETSQQSVTKEIQVESSEINGRHVTVIDTPGMFDTELTNEEIQREISHCISMILPGPHVFLLLIPLQRFTKEDETSVKIIQETFGEKSLMFTMVLFTRGDDLKDKTIEQFLGKPGSPLMNLIEACGNRYHVFNNNQTGDRTQVSDLLTKIDAMVKANGGSFYSCKMFREMEKEKQDQQMKILMDRVREELVGKHEEENMKMMMEEERQNRDIERKRREEHDDKRSEREKQISDYQYLRLTKSKEMKMCSKTDDSVQVTAYRKLETEYSKWSWSLRSAMIETENKLHNKIENEAIHEVDETDLQRELKKTSEEVEKSMSELFEKNRDKDILIQWKTSFEIKIKEIQENIVRETKRKLNGILQQRDLKKKIDALRAINENTLYEKSKELALKLKDKANNETLKKQFDLFWKQSMKKIIDTKPIKDIDIMRDVKKILSDNYRGVFFNHWMESRDIFSVASYSDYVKGNRSIGFKGDFKNAIKLATGRFGYALSKEDEAQIRSLVTDVGQQADKIIQSFNISKMGYNISCIPQLTDYIRARVKEHEEGAVKYVFKSKFVMDLVYFICKRANKMISDQHRMFREANDPEIYVEKKREEYYSIFQKYCHGSTSAAIFGAIICQKLKESIEQSVYKKTARDLTDEMMTNCESLNGNRSNLEKHILKTLAEEEDFTKYMNYINYPRDYFKSFIRDEVSQYIIHKFSLSVLPKMKENIELMQQKIMKAAHESTEHVQVNRGDVSLWLKSFTQQLSDELIFSEKDLSGVKHEDVDDFNLLEDVMRQELPAIMSDISSRFNRKTFLVNLDYKDRPHQILIHHFCQCCWVQCPFCKATCTNTIENHDGDHRVAFHRVDGIIGTYYGLTQNLCTDICTSLVGSDQHFNTPDGQFKYKEYSTAGGVYAEWSITPDHSDLPYWKWFVCRFQKDLEKSYSKTFEGKGKIPAEWKKYTKQDAIESLDQCI